Genomic window (Nitrosophilus kaiyonis):
TTAAACTCTTTTATAGTCTCTTTGATTTCAACATTTAACTCATATTTTGATGCAGAATATAATGGTGAGAGAAAAAAAAGTAAAGTAAAAAATAAAAATATAATCTTTTTCATTTTAACTCTCTTCATCTTTTTCAACAAGTATCTTATCTAATATTTCAAAAACTTTTTTACTTCCTTCTTCCATTTCTTTTACAGCACTCATTAAATTTTCTAAATCTATTTTTTCAACTTTTAATAGATTAAATATCTTTTTTGTACCTTCATGAACAGTTGCATGTGGAGATTCTAAAGAGATAAAACTTGGAGTATTAGAAAAATATTTTTTCCCTTCTCCTTCATAATACCATTTTCCAAGTCTACAATCATGATAATCTACATATTTAAACATCTCTTTATGTTTTGCTATAGACAAATAAGTATTAACTTTCCATATTACATGGTCTAATTTTGCAAGACCCATAAATACTCTATTTGCAACTTTTAATATTTTTTCAAATGTATCACTTACTTTTTGATTCATAATATAAAGTTCATTTTTAAATCCATCTATCTTTTTATCAATTATTTCAATTTTTTCACTAACATCAGTTGCTTTTTTCCCAACATCGTCAATCTCTTCTTTCATAGATTTTAAAATATTATCAACCTCTTTAACGGCCTTTTGAGTTCTATCAGCAAGACCTCTTACCTCTTCAGCCACAACAGAAAACCCTTTCCCAAATTCACCAGCCCTTGCTGCTTCTATTGCAGCATTTAAAGCTAAAAGATTAGTCTGCTCTGAAATCTCTTTTATTAAAGATAAAATTTTATCAACCTCTTCTGCTCTTTGAAGTAGATCACCAACACTATCTTTTGATTTATGAGCAGTAGAATTTAAAAGATTTGTATCACCCATGATAGATGTTATACCTTCAATTATCTCTTTAAATTTTTCATTCAAATCTGTTGCTGAAGCGATAGTATGCTTTACTTCTCCTACAGATTCTGAAAGATTTCCTTGTATATCTTTTAAACCCAATTGAAGATTTTGGTTTTCATATTCAAAAAGAGTTTTAAAGTCATCTTTTTTATTTTGTCGATTTTGCTTTAATTCATTTAACTCTTTTTTTAAAGTTTCTTTTTCATCTTTTAAAAGCTCATTTTCTTTTTTTAAATTTTCAATTAACTCTTTCAATTTTTTTTCATTACTGTTATTAAATCCAAACATAACTTTTCCCTTAAAACATTGAGTTATTATTAAAAATTCATTTGAAAAAATTATAACATAACTAATTTTTATTTTTCATCTAAGTCTATTTTGTTATACTAAAAAAAATATTTTAAGGAGTAAAGGAATGAAAATTTCTAATGAGGGATTATTGACTCAGCTGGGCTACAATATTGATGAAAAAAGTTTAAAAGAGTTGGAGATTATTGCAAATAATACTCCAGGTTTTGAAAATATAAAAAAGCATATAATTGCACTTAATGACCATCTTAAACCATACTCATCATATGTTGCTATGTCAAATTCAAATCCATATTTTAAAATCAAAATTGATACTGATAATGAAAAATATATAAACGAAGCAAAAGATATTATCACAAAATGGGCTGAAAAATATAATGTAGAATTAAAAAAAGTTGAAAATAAAAATACTTTTTATATTTTGGGAATTAAAAAGTGAGGTTTTTACTCATTTTTATTCCCCTATTTCTTTTTGCTGATAGCTTTTTCTTAGATATTGCAAAAGATACTGATAGTAACAATAAATATTTTGCTTTAGGAATTTCTAAAAATACTCCAATTTACTCATTACCTACATATACATCTATAGATGTTGGTGGATGGGGTAGTAATGAAAGCTTGAGTTTTGTTTCAATTAATGAGGGAATAAAATATGGAGATAGACTATTTTTAAAAGCTCAAATTGGACTATCTTTGATTTCAAATACAACAAAAAATCTCTCAACAACTTTGGAATTTTCTGAAAAAGTATCAATTGGTACCTATATTGGCAAAAATAGCTTATCTCTATTTTTTAGACATTTTTCTAATGCTAATATTAAAAAACCAAATGGAGGTGAGAGTTTTATAGGATTATCTTTTTTAACTAATTTCTAGCATCAGCAAGAGTTAGTGCAAACAAAG
Coding sequences:
- a CDS encoding methyl-accepting chemotaxis protein; amino-acid sequence: MFGFNNSNEKKLKELIENLKKENELLKDEKETLKKELNELKQNRQNKKDDFKTLFEYENQNLQLGLKDIQGNLSESVGEVKHTIASATDLNEKFKEIIEGITSIMGDTNLLNSTAHKSKDSVGDLLQRAEEVDKILSLIKEISEQTNLLALNAAIEAARAGEFGKGFSVVAEEVRGLADRTQKAVKEVDNILKSMKEEIDDVGKKATDVSEKIEIIDKKIDGFKNELYIMNQKVSDTFEKILKVANRVFMGLAKLDHVIWKVNTYLSIAKHKEMFKYVDYHDCRLGKWYYEGEGKKYFSNTPSFISLESPHATVHEGTKKIFNLLKVEKIDLENLMSAVKEMEEGSKKVFEILDKILVEKDEES
- a CDS encoding acyloxyacyl hydrolase, with protein sequence MRFLLIFIPLFLFADSFFLDIAKDTDSNNKYFALGISKNTPIYSLPTYTSIDVGGWGSNESLSFVSINEGIKYGDRLFLKAQIGLSLISNTTKNLSTTLEFSEKVSIGTYIGKNSLSLFFRHFSNANIKKPNGGESFIGLSFLTNF